The following proteins are encoded in a genomic region of Arachis ipaensis cultivar K30076 chromosome B02, Araip1.1, whole genome shotgun sequence:
- the LOC107626754 gene encoding uncharacterized protein LOC107626754: MVLEISIEPSMITEVETYDITSRHYPYTVYADDQRILCINTTSSQTLSKWLTNLLKSTPKNTPVIVGVTAEHQFTKYTKRGVKDHGYDFISLCVGSHCLLYPLLQQADSYKAKQNPRPLCDFFANPRVIAVGMEIEKVKAKLKKHHGIELKKVLDLMAMAVEGMKEVGEKVDLWRYNLDKLAKTVLGRHFDVVRPEEKLDWYDEKSSCCYYNVYTDEKSMFITIDTYLCYLIGFELHGMIHGHEAGKSQDSSKSKKKVNKKKNS, from the coding sequence ATGGTTCTCGAGATCAGCATTGAACCCAGCATGATCACCGAAGTCGAGACTTACGACATCACTTCCCGCCATTATCCTTACACCGTTTATGCCGACGACCAACGCATCCTCTGCATCAACACCACCTCTTCCCAAACGCTCTCCAAGTGGCTCACCAACCTCCTCAAGTCCACTCCCAAAAACACCCCGGTCATCGTGGGCGTAACCGCCGAGCACCAATTTACCAAGTACACCAAGCGCGGCGTCAAGGACCACGGCTACGACTTCATCTCCCTCTGCGTTGGCTCTCACTGCCTCCTCTACCCTCTTCTCCAACAAGCCGACTCTTACAAAGCGAAGCAAAACCCTAGGCCCCTCTGCGACTTCTTCGCCAACCCTAGGGTTATCGCGGTGGGAATGGAGATCGAAAAGGTGAAGGCAAAACTGAAGAAGCACCACGGGATCGAGCTGAAGAAGGTGTTGGACCTTATGGCGATGGCGGTGGAAGGGATGAAGGAGGTAGGGGAGAAGGTGGATCTGTGGCGGTACAACCTTGACAAGTTGGCGAAGACAGTGCTGGGGAGGCACTTTGACGTGGTGAGGCCGGAAGAGAAGCTGGACTGGTACGATGAAAAAAGCTCGTGCTGTTATTACAATGTGTATACGGATGAGAAGTCAATGTTCATCACCATTGATACTTATCTTTGCTACCTCATTGGTTTCGAGCTGCATGGTATGATCCATGGACATGAAGCGGGTAAGAGCCAAGATTCTAGTAAGTCTAAGAAGAAAGTTAACAAGAAAAAGAACTCATGA